The stretch of DNA CTGGAGGTTGCAGCGTGAGGTGCAGGCTGACGTACGCTGGTGACCACAGCAGAAGCCCGTCTTTTCAGGACATATGTCTTGAAAATGGCCATGTTGGTTTTGGGCCTGGCATCTGCCTTAATGAGGTACCTGATGAGGGCTTGAGCCTCCTTGCTCTGGTCCTCATAAACATCTTTCATGGAGCGGCCCTGGAAGTCACCAAACTCCACCATCAAGCAGCCCTGGTCTCCAGTTGCCCGGGCTTCTGCCTGCATTTCCTGCTTCCTCTGATACTTTTCCACTTCTTCTGCCATCTCTCTAATTTGAGAAGTGTACTGTAGGAACagttgtttattttgtgacaggGGTGTTGCCTGCGCTGTCTCAGTGGAAATGCTGAGCACCAAATACACGGCATACCCCAGAGAGTTTTCCAGGAGCCATCTAAATCTCTGGCCCTGGTACTTCCCAAACTGAAGTTTGCAGTGAGCCAGTACTAAAAACTGGTCACTGGGGTCTCCACCGTTCGTGCTGACAAAAGTACTGGCCTCTGACAGCACCTCCTCCTTAGGTTTGGCCCTTCCAGACTCCAAATTTTCAAGGCGCTTCGCCTCCGCCGAAGGCGCCATGAGGAGTCGGCTTGATGTTGCCGATTGGCGTTGAAAAGAGGGATATGCATACATTTTCTggaatgaaaatcagaaaaagACTACTATCTTTTGCAATCTGAAAGACACCTGTATGTTAAGTGTGTAACAATAATTTAACAAGCTACGCATAAACTATATTACTGTGGTAATAAACTTGGCCATGACATAAACTGTCCTGAAGATGAGTTTTCTACAAAGGACAGGAATCCCtgacatataaaatatgtaatgtcagTATGAAGTCTgaaatttccttttatttccaATGCTTTCATCTTAAACCATGACTACACACACCAggctataaaatattacattaaatatataatacttcAAAAGTGGTCATCTTACCCCAGGGTTACACCAGGCGCTTTTACCTCTTAAAATCTCAgccatttttcagtgtttttaactTTCTGGTCTACCCAAATTAAAATGAGCACTATTCCCATATACTTTTGCTCATATGGATACATTtggccttttttgtttgtttttagttaagactctcaatgttttatttataaaaaagtcattattatattattttagaaaatatacatttatttcttggTAAATGCATTTTTCCATATCTCCACAACAATTTGGTAACGATTTTTAcaatcaaaatgtgtgtgtgttattatgtgttataaccaaatgtaaatgtaaatagtttaATCGATATTTTCATTCATAGGACCCAGAAACCATGACTTCTTAGACAATACACACATCATTGTTGACAGTAGCATAGCTTAATTAGCTGACGGTCGATAACTTTAACTTATCTGATCATTTATCATGTGAAAAGTTACAGGTTCACAGGTACTGAAGAAAGGATGAACTGTATGCTAGCTAGCTATACTGACACGATTCGTTTTCAAAAAATACACACTGTATATTAACCAATAATGACCAGTTTTCAATGAATGAAGTAATAGCCTTACCTTTAACAAAGATGACAATGACAACGACCGGCGATTGGTCAAAAGGAGGCCACGGGAGAGAAACGCGATTGGAGGAAAGTAATCAACGGAAGAGAAACGCGATTGGAGGAAAGTAATCAACGGAAGAGAAACGCGATTGGAGGAAAGTAATCAACGGAAGAGAAACGCGATTGGAGGAAAGTAATCAACGGAAGAGAAACGCGATTAATCAAAAGTAAGCCACAGGCGAAACGCGATTTGTCAAAAGTAAGCCAGAGGCGAAACGCGATTGGTTCATGTGGGCTTACTTTGGGCTTACTTCGGCTCAGTTGGTGGAAAGCAGTAGGCgtgcgagaggtagcgggatcgatgcccgcattctccaagttggcttctgcccttttactcacacatccctaaatcagtggttttcaatcctgtcctggaggcatccctgccctgcacattttgcatttcccctcatctaacacacccgtttcaaatcatcagctcattaatagagactgcaagacctgatttgggtgtgtctagcactgacgcaatgctgcgacactcccacgttagctttttttgggtctcacagctgccaaaaagtatttcagacatggtcctgtgcaaattggttgcaaaacattgccaatttacacacagttccctaaagcagtggttttcaaacctgtcctggaggcacccctgccctacacattttgaatgtttccctcatctatcacacctgtttcaaatcatcaactcattgatagagaccgcaagaccttatttgggtgtgtctaataaggcagacaatcaaactgtgcagggcaggggtgcctccaggacaggtttgagaaccactgccctaaagagaccgactgggcatcgatgcaatgctgccacagtctctacgttagttaatttttttggactcaaagctgccaaaaagtatttcagacattgtcctgcgcaaattggttgcaaaaagcggtcccaccgcgatttgaactcggatcactggattcagagtgctaaccattacaccatgaaaccttacctggagcagccgttgctcacagggccacaaagactgtcaccagtgccaaactagtgctgttttttttcttttcctgcggcaagaaaccacacaggttccaccgagatttgaactcagatcgctggattcaaagtccagagtgctgaccattacaccatggaaccgaaactgcttgtttggtggccaactgggaaacagatagctccgtggcagtggggaagcagttatacagagaagttggaacccagtgatttttggtcactggcccgcctcaaaaaacggaaaagagtgggagattttgccgaaacccgggatcgaaccaggaacctttagatcttcagtctaacgctctcccaactCCGCCATAGCTGGGGAACAATTGTCTGTATAAGAAGGGGGTGAAGAGGggagagggaggaagagaagGCCGAGAAATTCAGGAAATCGCAGGTTCGAATCCACGCTGTCACATAAAGTTATGCGTGTATTTGTTAAAAATCATAAATCGATTGTTTCGTGTCCaagtttgattttaaaagtaatgtatttgaaattaattattgtttcgtttctaagattgattttgacagtaatgtttttgatttaatgATTC from Carassius auratus strain Wakin unplaced genomic scaffold, ASM336829v1 scaf_tig00045841, whole genome shotgun sequence encodes:
- the LOC113088225 gene encoding uncharacterized protein LOC113088225; the protein is MAPSAEAKRLENLESGRAKPKEEVLSEASTFVSTNGGDPSDQFLVLAHCKLQFGKYQGQRFRWLLENSLGYAVYLVLSISTETAQATPLSQNKQLFLQYTSQIREMAEEVEKYQRKQEMQAEARATGDQGCLMVEFGDFQGRSMKDVYEDQSKEAQALIRYLIKADARPKTNMAIFKTYVLKRRASAVVTSVRQPAPHAATSSASATTAPPPAPIQTGVQKTATVKALLARGKNLSPSQLAKKLTSPVKPYPLLQSTLPPPAAEPPAKHLTPIQLFATGKSVPTAEDDDEELVFAASQCEAQLNTELCHVMPQAGCFLECTSSKPGLCCSISISGNCQGTSSFTSPATS